In Rhodothermales bacterium, a genomic segment contains:
- a CDS encoding HAD family hydrolase — protein sequence MPRTLLILDLDETLIHATEQPLAYRPHFEVPPYHVYRRPLLTPFLETCGEHFELAVWTSASSDYASEVIGEIWPTTLELSFLWSRTRCTRRLDLERMHQIWIKDLKKVKKIGYPLERVLMVDDSPAKLTRQYGNLVRVRPFVGDPEDDELRWLSLFLIELAEIDNVRRVEKRGWRTRMSSPGD from the coding sequence ATGCCTCGAACTCTGCTGATACTTGACCTGGACGAAACGCTGATTCATGCCACCGAACAGCCACTTGCTTATCGTCCGCATTTCGAGGTCCCTCCGTATCACGTCTACAGGCGCCCGCTTCTCACACCATTCCTCGAGACGTGCGGTGAACACTTTGAACTAGCCGTGTGGACATCCGCTTCGTCCGACTACGCCAGTGAGGTCATCGGAGAAATCTGGCCGACAACACTTGAGTTGTCGTTTCTATGGAGCCGTACGCGCTGCACCCGCCGACTCGATCTCGAGCGCATGCACCAGATCTGGATCAAGGACTTGAAGAAGGTGAAGAAGATCGGTTACCCTCTTGAACGAGTCCTCATGGTCGACGACAGTCCCGCGAAACTCACCCGACAGTACGGCAACCTGGTGCGCGTCAGACCCTTTGTCGGCGATCCCGAAGATGACGAGTTGAGGTGGTTGAGCTTGTTCCTCATCGAGTTGGCCGAAATCGACAACGTTCGTCGGGTCGAGAAGCGGGGGTGGCGAACCAGGATGAGTAGCCCGGGGGACTGA
- a CDS encoding DUF3667 domain-containing protein yields the protein MSSHTCPNCGSEVGGPYCGNCGQPSRDIRQPITHFAREIVSEYFGLDGKLLRSIGPLLFLPGKLTIEYLNGRVQRYVRPVRLYLTASLLFFFLVAVLDPVSSVERAWGDQHTLLGIDSLRTTVQQETARRISEADSLADAPGTTNIDLATGNLASGRDSVRNGSPTFSIDLGDEEKTQRIAAMTDAERTQWLLEILGRFLGNLPKLMFVMLPVFALLLKLVYVRSKRFYGEHLVFTLHVHAFIFVNFTLLGLLTFAPAESGWTKATNSVLSVGIPIYVFLAQKRVYEQGWFKTGIKFALIMLAYSIAMLIIFGLAASAMLVLGA from the coding sequence GTGTCGTCACACACATGTCCCAATTGCGGATCCGAAGTCGGCGGCCCGTACTGCGGCAATTGCGGTCAACCCAGCAGGGACATACGTCAGCCGATCACGCATTTCGCCAGAGAGATCGTCTCGGAGTACTTCGGACTCGACGGCAAACTCTTGCGTAGCATCGGGCCGCTGCTGTTCCTTCCCGGCAAGCTGACAATCGAGTACCTCAACGGCCGGGTGCAGCGTTACGTACGACCGGTTCGTCTCTACCTGACGGCCAGTCTTCTGTTCTTCTTTCTCGTTGCCGTCCTCGATCCAGTCTCATCGGTCGAACGGGCATGGGGCGACCAGCACACGCTCCTCGGGATCGATTCGCTGAGGACAACAGTGCAGCAAGAAACTGCCAGGAGGATCAGCGAGGCCGACAGTCTGGCCGACGCTCCGGGCACGACGAACATCGACCTTGCTACGGGCAACCTGGCGAGCGGGCGCGATAGTGTTCGGAACGGATCTCCCACGTTCAGTATCGATCTCGGCGATGAGGAGAAAACACAACGTATTGCCGCCATGACTGATGCGGAACGTACGCAATGGCTGCTTGAGATCCTGGGGCGATTTCTTGGCAACCTGCCGAAGTTGATGTTTGTGATGCTGCCGGTGTTCGCGCTCCTTTTGAAGCTCGTCTACGTCAGAAGCAAGCGCTTCTATGGAGAACATCTTGTGTTCACGCTGCACGTGCACGCCTTCATTTTTGTCAACTTCACGCTGCTGGGATTGCTGACGTTCGCCCCGGCCGAAAGTGGATGGACAAAGGCGACCAACTCTGTCCTGTCGGTCGGAATCCCGATCTACGTATTCCTCGCCCAAAAGAGGGTGTATGAACAGGGGTGGTTCAAGACGGGCATCAAGTTCGCCCTGATCATGCTGGCCTACTCGATTGCCATGTTGATTATCTTTGGCCTGGCTGCCAGCGCGATGCTCGTCCTGGGTGCGTAG